CAATAACAAGAAACAAATACAACAAGCAGTGGGGTTGACCTAGGCAAGGAGAAGCTTAATCATATTCAAAGCAGTACTTAAAAATATTACACTGAATTCTGGGCTTTATGTGCGAGAACTATGACATCAATAAGGAGTGCACTATGGCTGCAAAGTATGGCTGAGTTTTCACCGAAtagggattttttttttccatgcacCTACATCATAGTAGACAAGTGCTCCTGCTTTGCAACACCATGATGCTACTGCCATAGCTTGACCATATGTCATGTGGACGTGTAAATGTGCATGGcgataacactgccatacagctcGGTGAAGTGTTCACAAGAGTATTCTATATTGGTAGCTCAAACGTCACAAGGAATCAACTTTCTAGCTGTATCTTAGCAAAAAGGACTTGCCTATGACTAGCTGCATTAATAACAAAGAAATACAACATGAACTAGTTTTGCATTTGTACAAGCAAATGAAGCCACAGCAATTTTTAGAGAGGTACAAGTGTGTATAGATATTACagcccaacaaaaaaaaattaagaattgAACATTAATATCTCAgcccaacaaaaaaaacaaacattaaGAATTGAACAATAATATCTCAGAACGCACATGCAGTACCTTTTATAAGATAGGAATACTATATGAAGAAATGCGACAAGAATGACACCACTGTAAGGCGAAAATTCTActtacaagaaaagaaaaagcaagtaGTTAGCACTGCTGAAGAACAACCTGATGTTAGGTGTTAGCTTAAAATATTACAGCAAAAAGTGGCAGCTATAAATGTGGCAGAACTCGAAACATACTGCAAACTCGCGAAGATGTTAAATATGGGCACAATAGAAATTCACCAATACGTTGCTAGTAGCATTATCAATGGTGAGATTTCATGTGAGCTTTCAAGTGACTGCTCCGCACAAAAGTCTTGGAGCAGAGAGTACAGCTGTGTGGTCGCTCCCCTGTGTGGAGGCGTTCGTGCTCTGATAGGTGGGATTTGTACAAGAAGTTTCGTGGACAGAAGGAGCACTGAAATGGACGTTCACCAGCATGAACACTCAAGTGACCTTTCAGAAGGATACGGTGCGAGAAAGCTTGAGAGCACAAATGACATTTAAATGGTCGCTCGCCTGTGTGGATTCGCTGATGTTCCGTAAGATTGGCCTTCCTTGCGAAGCTCTTCTCACACGAAGGGCACTGATATGGCCGTTCGCCAGTATGGGTACGCATGTGTCTCTTGAGATCGTAACTCCGCAGGAAGCTTTGAGGGCACAAATGACACCTGGACAGGTGCTCGCCTGTGTGGACACGTTGATGTATTGTCATATGGGACACAGTTGGGAAGCGCTCATCACACGAAGGGCACTGATGTGGCCGCTCGCCTGTATGGGTGCGCAGGTGTTTCTTAAGCCTGCAATTCAATGAGAAGCTCTGAGGGCACAAGTGGCACTGAAACGATTGCTCGCCCACGTTGACCTCGTGGTGCATTCCTCTATTGGATGGCTCTTTAGCCGCATCATCAAAGTAATAAGAGCGGGGTGGCTGTGGCTGCGATGACTGGCCATATGAGAAAGCCACTGGACTGCTGACATGTCTCTCCCCTGCATAGGAGAACAAGACAGGATACTTGAACATCACTTGTTTCACACTAAAATGGTTTCATTTGAAAACTAAGGgacaaagatgatgatgatgaacaccACAAGTTTTGCCTTTATTCAACACAAGGTAAGGGCTGTTTAAGGCTCACCATTCTTTTTCACTAGCTTTGCATTTTTATGTGATTACAGGATGCTCGGGTGTGTGAAACCATCATAAACTCACATATATAAGGGCAGATATTGATTCAATCAAAAATATAGTATTAGTTACATTGTGCAGAGAGAACTGTGTTTACTGCATAATCTGCTATCCCTGAAAAATATGATATTGATTGATGTCAGCAGAGCTTTAACATCT
The nucleotide sequence above comes from Rhipicephalus microplus isolate Deutch F79 chromosome 2, USDA_Rmic, whole genome shotgun sequence. Encoded proteins:
- the LOC119170499 gene encoding uncharacterized protein LOC119170499, with translation MLHLQSPKRLHKEMWLSSYPSTNRSTTITLGERHVSSPVAFSYGQSSQPQPPRSYYFDDAAKEPSNRGMHHEVNVGEQSFQCHLCPQSFSLNCRLKKHLRTHTGERPHQCPSCDERFPTVSHMTIHQRVHTGEHLSRCHLCPQSFLRSYDLKRHMRTHTGERPYQCPSCEKSFARKANLTEHQRIHTGERPFKCHLCSQAFSHRILLKGHLSVHAGERPFQCSFCPRNFLYKSHLSEHERLHTGERPHSCTLCSKTFVRSSHLKAHMKSHH